The Bacteroidales bacterium sequence ATTAGGGGCAGGATTGGAACTGTTGGGTGTTTTTGATTATCTGTTTTAATCATTTAACGTAGATATATTAGTATATTCATAAAATAATTAATTACCGATAAAATAACAGTAGAACCATTAAAATAATACACAGCCATAAAGTAGAAGAAGATATCACCGGAACTGTCCGATTAAGTGATTATATCGTAAATATTTTCCCGCTTTTACCTACAAAATCTTCAGTTAAAAAAGCCGTTAAAAAAGGTTTAATAATAATTGACGGAAAACCGGGAACAACAGGAACTCAAATTTCTAAAGGACAAATAATTGAATTAACAGAATCTTCAAATCCTGATCCTAAAATATTTGAACTTAAATTTGATGTAATTTATGAAGATGAATATATTGCAGTTGTAAATAAACCGCCCGGAATAAACGTCAGCGGAAACGAGTTCGGAACAATTGAGAATGCTTTATTATTCAATATAAAACGATCGAAAAAAGAAGATGCCTTGATAAAACCAAAACCGGTTCATCGATTGGACAATCAAACATCAGGACTGTTGCTTATCGCAAAAACACGCAATGCTCAAGTAAATTTGGGAGACCAATTTGAAAAAAAACAAGTAAGAAAAAAATACACCGCAGTTGTAATAGGAAAAACACCTAAAGAAGGCGAAATTAATATTCCCGTAAACGATAAAGAAGCCGGTACTTCATTCAAACTAATTATGACAGAAGCCTCTTTAAAATTTGATCACCTCTCATTAATTGAACTAATACCGATCACGGGAAGAACTCATCAACTCAGGATACATTGTTACAAAACAGGTTTTCCTGTTTTGGGAGATAACTTATATAAAAATGAGAATTTTATTTTAAAAGGTAAAGGCTTGTTTTTATGTTCAACGCAAATTGAATTTTTACACCCGAATACAAAAGAAGAACTTGTATTCAAAATACTTTATCCGGCAAAATTTGATAAAATAATTGAAAGAGAAAAAAGAAGAAATGAATTAAGTTTATGATAGCTATAAATAATTGAGTCCACTCCGAAAAGCTAAAAAATTAAAATGCCACAAAAACACCAAGACACAAAAACCCACAAAACAGTTACTGTCAATAAATTAATTTTAGTGAAATTTTGTGTTTTTGTGCTTTAGTGGCTAAAAAACGCTTTTCGGAGTGGACTTATAATTGTTTTTTTTAAACCGCTGATTAAAAGACCGTTTCAAATCTGTCAAAGCTTGATTCAATAATATTCAAATAATAATTAAACGCATTTATATATTTTTCACGAAAAATTTTTTTCCCGGTACGAACAAACATCGGTTTTTCATAATCTTCATCCAATTGAACTGATAATACTTTACTCCTGACCTTTAAAATAATTCTGACCGGCATCTTTTCATCCGGTGTATTAACCATACCTTTATATTTTGTTTCACCCGAATCGGAAAAAAAAATGAGAGCTTCATCTTCAGTTGCTCGAATAATTCGAGGATTATATTCTTCCAATTTATTTATGATATTTTGTATAATATCTTTTTTGTTTTGGATTTTGTATTCTTTAATAATCCCGATTTTACGAGCTTTCAACAATCTTAAATCAGAATTTGATTTTTCCTTTTTCCGTTTTATCTTTTCCGATGCTTTGTAACCGAAATAAAACAATAAAATCATTAATGAAATTAATAAAAGTCTTATGAACATTATTTTTTATTACAAAGTTACAA is a genomic window containing:
- a CDS encoding RluA family pseudouridine synthase produces the protein MKIIHSHKVEEDITGTVRLSDYIVNIFPLLPTKSSVKKAVKKGLIIIDGKPGTTGTQISKGQIIELTESSNPDPKIFELKFDVIYEDEYIAVVNKPPGINVSGNEFGTIENALLFNIKRSKKEDALIKPKPVHRLDNQTSGLLLIAKTRNAQVNLGDQFEKKQVRKKYTAVVIGKTPKEGEINIPVNDKEAGTSFKLIMTEASLKFDHLSLIELIPITGRTHQLRIHCYKTGFPVLGDNLYKNENFILKGKGLFLCSTQIEFLHPNTKEELVFKILYPAKFDKIIEREKRRNELSL